A window of the Eremothecium cymbalariae DBVPG#7215 chromosome 5, complete sequence genome harbors these coding sequences:
- a CDS encoding dipeptidyl-peptidase III (similar to Ashbya gossypii AER229C): MSSSAQLAKAHLADHQPPIVMLTAKSFFEQLTKEESLYAHYMSKASHAGSRVVLRQVSHESEAIFDLVLGIHIKLNGKYEDSQELNYYLEYVSQFLSNLGNYNSFGNSKFIPRCSKEYFYQLMKCAGISKESKVNTTSCPINTYEELVEQGIYRIDSRSSFLGFPTSGHVSGYYFGDVSEEDLVLLKKEVFGAKDVMPENTRIKKLDNGDFEILVASESTSTADKYPEESLKLSNGATLTFKFGDHSREMKLVADYISKAKEYAANDTQRLMLSEYVDHFRTGNMKSHKRSQIQWVKDLAPIIETNTGFIETYREPSGIIGEFESLVAITNKHRTRKFAALVQSAGKFISLLPWGPEFEKSKLEPPDFTSLEVLTFAASGIPAGINIPNYDDVRLNIGFKNVSLGNIVSSTLSSKETTFLHAQDDVLFRKYQAESFEVQVGIHELLGHGSGKLLCELEDGSFNFDKENPPIGLDGKPVSTYYRKGETWGSKFGGLAGPYEECRAEVIAMYLITNRELLSIFGFKSKEEQDSIIYIGFLQMARAGLMALDFWDESTQKWGQPHMQARFAIMKTFFNHSQDKNFLKFSFSRPDYDDLKIELKQDLIETVGHECMKDFLKHLHIYKASCDVEAGTAYFKDRSSVTPELARFKAVVNKKKLPRKQFIQANTSVNSEGIVTLHEYEATPLGMLQSFTEREY; encoded by the coding sequence ATGTCATCTAGTGCACAGCTTGCCAAAGCTCATTTGGCAGACCATCAGCCACCAATAGTTATGCTAACAGCTAAGTCTTTCTTCGAGCAATTAACGAAAGAGGAGTCGCTGTATGCCCACTATATGTCGAAGGCATCGCATGCTGGGTCTCGAGTAGTATTGAGACAAGTTTCTCATGAGAGTGAAGCTATTTTTGACTTGGTGTTAGGTATTCACATTAAATTAAACGGGAAATATGAAGATTCTCAAGAACTAAATTACtatttggaatatgttTCTCAGTTCTTGAGTAACTTGGGCAATTATAATTCTTTTGGTAATTCCAAGTTCATTCCACGTTGTTCCAAGGAATACTTTTATCAATTGATGAAATGTGCGGGGATTAGCAAAGAGTCGAAGGTTAACACGACATCATGCCCAATTAATACATATGAAGAGTTAGTCGAACAAGGGATATATAGGATCGATTCTcgatcttcttttttgggGTTTCCAACTAGTGGTCATGTTTCAGGATATTATTTCGGTGATGTATCTGAAGAGGATCTTGTTTTgttaaagaaggaagtcTTTGGGGCAAAAGATGTTATGCCTGAAAACAccagaattaaaaaattggacAATGGTGACTTTGAAATCTTAGTGGCATCAGAAAGTACGTCGACAGCGGACAAGTATCCTGAAGAATCTTTAAAGCTATCCAATGGTGCTACTTTGacttttaaatttggtGATCATTCTCGTGAGATGAAGTTAGTTGCCGACTATATTTCAAAGGCCAAAGAGTATGCTGCAAACGATACCCAGCGTCTGATGCTTTCTGAATACGTAGACCATTTTAGAACTGGTAACATGAAGTCTCATAAGAGATCTCAAATACAATGGGTCAAGGATTTAGCTCCCATTATTGAGACCAACACTGGTTTCATCGAAACGTACAGAGAACCATCGGGTATTATTGGTGAATTTGAATCGTTGGTGGCAATTACAAATAAGCATCGAACGAGAAAGTTCGCTGCATTGGTTCAATCCGCAGGGAAGTTCATTTCTTTATTACCATGGGGCCCTGAATTCGAAAAGTCTAAACTTGAACCTCCCGACTTTACTTCTTTGGAAGTGCTCACGTTTGCTGCTAGCGGTATTCCTGCAGGGATCAATATTCCCAACTATGATGATGTAAGACTCAATATTGGGTTTAAAAACGTTTCTTTGGGTAACATTGTTAGTTCCACTTTAAGCTCAAAGGAGACCACTTTCTTACATGCTCAGGATGATGTGCTGTTTAGAAAATATCAAGCTGAATCCTTTGAAGTCCAAGTTGGTATTCATGAGCTATTAGGGCATGGATCTGGTAAACTTTTATGTGAGTTAGAAGATGGAtcctttaattttgataaagaaaaccCCCCAATAGGATTGGACGGGAAGCCAGTAAGTACATATTATCGCAAGGGTGAGACTTGGGGATCCAAATTTGGCGGTTTGGCCGGACCTTATGAAGAATGTCGTGCAGAGGTTATTGCTATGTATTTGATCACAAATAGGGAGTTGTTATCCATATTTGGATTCAAATCTAAAGAAGAACAGGACTCAATCATTTACATTGGATTCTTGCAAATGGCTCGTGCTGGGTTGATGGCCTTAGACTTTTGGGACGAAAGCACCCAAAAATGGGGCCAACCACATATGCAAGCTCGTTTTGCAATTATGAAGACATTCTTTAACCATTCTCAAGACAAGAATTTCCTGAAGTTCTCATTCAGTAGACCAGATTACGATGATTTGAAAATTGAGTTAAAGCAGGATCTCATCGAGACTGTGGGACATGAGTGTATGAAAGATTTCTTGAAACATTTGCATATCTACAAGGCATCCTGCGATGTCGAAGCTGGAACTGCGTACTTCAAAGATAGAAGTTCGGTCACACCAGAATTGGCTCGCTTCAAGGCAGTTGTTAACAAGAAGAAACTACCAAGAAAGCAGTTTATCCAAGCCAATACCTCGGTAAACTCCGAGGGTATCGTAACATTGCACGAATACGAAGCCACGCCGTTGGGTATGTTGCAATCTTTCACTGAAAGAGAATACTAA
- the GPM3 gene encoding phosphoglycerate mutase family protein GPM3 (similar to Ashbya gossypii AER228C), with amino-acid sequence MPGHKVSFMHKLSMTNSGTFKLFVLRHGQSELNHENIFCGWIDAHLTEMGKRQASNSASLIKAYCQQHNISLPKIGYTSRLVRTQETMEVMMKTLGLDACFHVTTALLDAQEHVRKASSANMIPILQTWRLNERHYGSWQGLRKPEVLEQYGKDEYNFIRRNYYGRPPDVDLSKEMVQENDEQGPVTGYHFKEPNRKLKYTEETAERIQFPQSESLCDVVRRLTPFLVEIILRFAKQYGGSAIVVGHGSSVRSILKVLQNLSDDEIKDVEIPNGVPLLLELDLQDNSVVKHFYLDPELAKDEGKRRESRVTKE; translated from the coding sequence ATGCCAGGCCATAAAGTTAGTTTCATGCATAAATTATCTATGACAAATAGTGGAACGTTTAAACTATTCGTATTGAGACATGGTCAGTCGGAATTAAATCACGAGAATATATTCTGCGGGTGGATCGATGCCCATTTGACTGAAATGGGCAAACGCCAAGCAAGCAACTCAGCAAGTTTAATAAAGGCGTACTGTCAACAGCACAATATATCACTGCCTAAGATTGGATATACTTCGAGACTTGTTCGCACCCAAGAAACGATGGaggtgatgatgaagacgTTGGGTTTAGATGCTTGTTTCCACGTGACCACAGCCTTGTTAGATGCTCAAGAACATGTGCGTAAAGCTAGTAGTGCAAACATGATTCCTATATTACAGACCTGGAGGTTGAATGAGCGGCATTACGGGTCATGGCAAGGGCTACGTAAACCTGAGGTGTTGGAGCAGTATGGCAAGGATGAGTACAACTTTATCAGACGTAACTATTATGGACGGCCACCAGATGTTGATCTGTCAAAGGAGATGGTTCAAGAGAACGATGAGCAAGGTCCTGTGACGGGTTACCACTTCAAGGAACCAAACAGGAAGCTCAAGTATACAGAAGAAACTGCCGAGCGGATACAATTCCCTCAGAGCGAATCGTTATGCGATGTTGTTCGCAGACTGACGCCATTTTTGGTTGAAATAATTCTGAGGTTCGCGAAACAGTACGGGGGAAGCGCCATCGTAGTGGGACATGGAAGTTCTGTGCGTTCCATATTAAAGGTATTGCAGAATCtttctgatgatgagattAAAGATGTGGAGATACCAAACGGAGTTCCGTTATTACTCGAGCTGGATCTACAGGACAATTCCGTCGTGAAGCACTTTTATTTGGATCCTGAACTAGCCAAGGATGAAGGAAAGCGTCGTGAGAGCAGAGTAACAAAAGAGTAA
- the THI20 gene encoding trifunctional hydroxymethylpyrimidine kinase/phosphomethylpyrimidine kinase/thiaminase (similar to Ashbya gossypii AER226W) has product MHTDPTTPTVLTIAGSDPSGGAGIEADIKTITAHGCYAMTCITAITVQTPRAVHAVSATPPDTIAHILQAIMSDMRVDVIKTGMLTPAATQTLLHILDDFQFKGQLVVDPVMTATSGAVLFASSRDPHLLHLLKRATLVTPNIPEALALLGRDETQQVSSVQEMEHIAKQLLVATEAPNILLKGGHCPLDKPPDSNSASELQQRRVADILVTASGDGTKVFESRWIKTKNTHGTGCTLASAIASNLACGDVLESAVRGGLQYVQTTIELEPWLAVTKVRENGPVNHMYHVTRPRPGPGLLAAAAAQQQQQPGAAGSRR; this is encoded by the coding sequence ATGCATACAGACCCTACAACACCTACGGTGCTCACCATCGCTGGCTCTGACCCCAGCGGCGGAGCAGGCATCGAAGCCGATATAAAAACTATCACAGCTCACGGATGCTACGCAATGACATGCATTACCGCCATCACCGTCCAGACACCGCGTGCCGTGCACGCGGTGTCCGCAACACCCCCGGACACAATCGCTCACATCCTGCAAGCCATAATGTCCGACATGAGAGTCGACGTCATCAAAACTGGAATGCTCACACCAGCCGCCACCCAAACACTGCTGCACATCCTGGACGACTTCCAATTCAAGGGGCAGCTGGTCGTCGACCCCGTCATGACGGCTACGTCAGGAGCCGTGCTCTTCGCAAGCAGCAGAGACCCACACTTGCTCCACCTGTTGAAACGAGCCACCTTGGTTACACCCAACATCCCGGAGGCTCTCGCACTGCTCGGAAGAGATGAAACACAGCAAGTATCCTCCGTACAAGAAATGGAACACATTGCGAAACAGCTACTGGTTGCAACAGAAGCCCCAAACATCTTACTTAAGGGAGGCCATTGTCCGCTGGACAAGCCGCCGGACAGCAATTCCGCTTCGGAGCTGCAGCAACGGCGCGTAGCAGATATATTGGTAACGGCCAGCGGAGACGGTACGAAGGTGTTTGAATCGCGGTGGATAAAAACGAAAAACACACATGGCACCGGATGCACGTTAGCCTCGGCTATAGCCAGCAACCTCGCCTGCGGCGATGTACTGGAGTCCGCCGTGCGCGGCGGACTCCAGTACGTGCAAACCACAATCGAGCTAGAACCGTGGTTGGCGGTGACAAAAGTACGCGAGAACGGTCCGGTCAATCACATGTACCATGTGACACGGCCCAGGCCTGGGCCTGGGCTCctggctgctgctgctgcgcagcagcagcagcagccagGAGCCGCCGGTAGCCGCCGGTAG
- a CDS encoding uncharacterized protein (similar to Ashbya gossypii AER225W), which yields MSEEEVVNIEEKTESSSISKPLLRLKLLDSLRQGEFSKLNQLIQSADFQPLNNPAVQEVVQLTLHYAVQVAPFVLIRDIVSNWCNKPSSSKSDSQLVELDINKQDSDGNSSLHLAALQSRGDVVQLLMNHRKINDCIINNAHLQPIEMCKNLNIAQLMQVSRANYVAEIAHEFRLAFDNRDFAHLESILSNPRNSELLDINGNDPETGDTVLHEFVKKRDVMMCRWILDHGGDPFKRDKRGRLPVNSLGKVPVEKDATSSEHTKTAVETEIKLLLDKAAREQSVIDVTNNLHEPPSYKGYLRKWTNFAQGYKLRWFILSSDGTLSYYKDQEDTGNACRGSLNMSTCYLHLDSSEKLKFEIIGGSNGTVRWHLKGNHPIETNKWVWAIQSAIRTAKDREIIVRGTSHSAALEQQQQQQHPLPALSPPPPPGAQQQTPQPPQQLNGSNIPISKMLATASATTLTLNSKISSDNFKSLQNYDQRRHIQEQASRLRSDSGSSSPSSSDLELNDNLTHSGRQYVAKVKHNKNCSRSVSGSSSLTHSGNESYHGSQKLTHESVLMEDPTLSHGNLGNMPSSLVLRAEEDYEEEEEEPEDLLVNGKPQSAIYEEEDVKMTYGPFSQELSMLQRSIVIEITTLNELLDDGHASESVLDTAKKSLSTINKNFSQLHKLTEKRDQRLVKMLSKQKDINNLWIRSVKELEIELIEKSEKLASMDKDRRNLKKLLQKKLNEATIASEGMSQADGASTAETVNARASTKQFAEIVEFIQSNQSSDDDDSDIDEFFDAEDLGEDDDYNNHDGNSNHYHAHAQDENLHGAAGEKKGAKAENVSSSRVEDTSVKNDSAQKLLPMVSNNAAASITTTTNAAHVVLKEPGLELEQAVELADQNFRDLGLHSTACSTITDAMDAAAVANTVSGFAPGDIIIGDSTTDVVSAPLAEAKCWQNVALTAAQKAKMEMLLAEGTYLGYEEEVRKKLALNKDERPKINLWSALKSMIGKDMTRMSLPVTFNEPTSLLQRVAEDLEYSDILDTACSFDDSTLRLLHVAAFISSSYASTTNRVAKPFNPLLGETFEYARPDKNYRFFTEQVSHHPPISATWTESPKWDFWGESHVDSKFYGRSFDVKHLGLWYLALRPDDGSREDLYTWKKPENSVIGILIGKPEIDNHGDVTITNHTTGDYCLLHFKARGWRSANAFEVRGEVYNSSGIKKWVLGGHWNESIYGKAVLIPSSSEELTLDKSKPHHRAKQTSTVVGPNYDGNKFLLWHTNERPNSPFNLTSFAITLNALQPKLLLWLAPTDTRLRPDQRAMEDGRYSDAADEKRRLEEKQRATRRVREAENAAYSPKWFKKVRHPVTGQDYWEYTGQYWKLRKEQKLQASGNIF from the coding sequence ATGAGTGAGGAGGAAGTAGTGaatattgaagagaaaACGGAGTCTTCTTCAATTAGCAAGCCTTTGTTGAGGCTTAAGCTATTAGATTCTCTTCGTCAAGGTGAGTTTTCTAAGTTGAATCAACTAATTCAGTCAGCTGATTTTCAGCCTTTGAATAACCCAGCTGTGCaagaagttgttcaacTAACCTTACATTATGCTGTGCAGGTTGCGCCTTTTGTATTGATTAGGGACATTGTATCGAACTGGTGTAACAAGCCTAGTTCGTCTAAATCTGATTCTCAGTTGGTTGAGCTGGATATAAACAAGCAAGATTCTGATGGTAACTCGTCTTTGCATTTAGCAGCGTTACAATCACGTGGTGATGTTGTACAACTGTTGATGAATCATCGAAAAATCAATGATTGTATCATTAATAATGCGCATTTGCAGCCTATTGAGATGTGTAAGAACTTGAACATTGCACAGTTGATGCAAGTCAGTAGGGCTAACTATGTTGCCGAGATCGCACACGAGTTCAGGTTAGCCTTCGATAACAGGGATTTTGCGCATTTGGAATCGATATTAAGCAATCCGAGAAATTCTGAGCTGTTAGATATTAATGGGAATGATCCGGAGACAGGTGATACTGTATTGCATGAATTTGTAAAGAAACGCGACGTGATGATGTGCCGTTGGATTCTGGACCACGGCGGTGATCCATTTAAGAGAGACAAGAGGGGCAGATTGCCTGTAAATTCTCTTGGTAAGGTGCCTGTTGAGAAAGATGCTACCTCATCCGAACATACTAAGACTGCAGTGGAGACTGAGATCAAATTATTACTGGATAAGGCTGCTAGGGAACAAAGTGTCATAGATGTCACAAATAATCTTCACGAACCACCTTCTTACAAGGGCTATCTACGTAAATGGACCAATTTCGCACAGGGTTATAAACTGCGTTGGTTTATCCTAAGTTCCGATGGAACATTATCCTATTACAAAGATCAAGAAGACACGGGGAATGCTTGTCGTGGCTCGTTAAATATGTCCACGTGTTATTTACACCTAGATTCAagtgaaaaattaaagttCGAAATCATCGGCGGCAGCAACGGCACTGTGAGATGGCATTTAAAGGGTAATCACCCAATAGAGACAAACAAGTGGGTATGGGCAATTCAAAGTGCAATTAGGACAGCAAAAGACAGAGAAATCATAGTTCGTGGAACCTCCCATTCTGCTGCTttggaacaacaacagcagcagcagcatccACTACCAGCGCTgtcaccaccaccaccaccaggAGCCCAGCAACAAACTCCTCAGCCACCACAACAACTAAATGGATCTAACATTCCTATCTCTAAAATGCTTGCAACCGCATCGGCAACGACTTTGACGTTAAACAGCAAAATATCATCCGATAACTTCAAGTCCTTACAAAATTACGATCAACGTCGTCACATCCAAGAACAAGCAAGCCGCTTGCGTTCTGACTCAGGATCCTCGTCGCCCTCTTCAAGCGACCTTGAGCTAAACGACAATTTGACCCACTCAGGTCGGCAATATGTGGCAAAAGTTAAACATAATAAGAATTGTTCAAGAAGCGTGAGCGGTTCCAGTTCTTTAACACACTCTGGTAATGAATCTTACCATGGCTCTCAAAAACTTACTCACGAAAGTGTCCTGATGGAGGATCCCACATTATCACATGGAAATCTCGGAAATATGCCCAGTTCTTTGGTATTAAgagctgaagaagattatgaggaagaagaggaggagcCCGAAGATCTATTAGTTAACGGCAAACCCCAATCCGCCATATACGAGGAAGAGGATGTAAAAATGACGTATGGTCCATTTTCCCAGGAACTCTCTATGTTACAGAGGTCAATTGTGATCGAAATTACAACCCTAAATGAGCTGTTGGATGATGGTCATGCTTCTGAATCTGTTCTCGATACGGCCAAGAAATCTCTATCTACCATCAACAAGAATTTTTCACAATTACATAAGTTAACAGAGAAAAGGGATCAACGGTTGGTCAAGATGTTATCTAAGCAAAAAGACATTAATAACCTCTGGATCAGGTCAGTGAAGGAATTGGAGATAGAGCTAATAGAGAAATCTGAGAAATTAGCCAGTATGGATAAGGATAGAAGAAATCTGAAAAAACTTCTACAGAAAAAGCTAAACGAAGCTACTATCGCCTCTGAGGGGATGTCTCAAGCAGACGGTGCATCCACCGCTGAAACGGTCAATGCAAGAGCTTCTACAAAACAGTTTGCTGAAATCGTTGAGTTTATTCAGTCCAACCAGTCATCAGATGACGATGATTCCGACATTGATGAGTTTTTCGATGCTGAGGATTTAggtgaagatgatgattataACAATCACGACGGCAACAGCAACCACTACCACGCTCATGCTCAAGACGAAAACCTGCATGGGGCAGCGGGGGAGAAGAAGGGGGCGAAAGCTGAAAATGTTTCTTCCTCACGGGTCGAGGACACGTCCGTTAAAAATGACTCAGCTCAGAAACTACTTCCGATGGTTAGTAACAATGCCGCTGCCAGCATCACAACCACTACTAATGCAGCGCATGTTGTGCTAAAAGAACCTGGATTAGAATTGGAGCAAGCAGTTGAATTGGCCGACCAAAATTTTCGAGACCTGGGGTTACATTCAACCGCCTGTTCCACCATAACCGATGCAATggatgctgctgctgttgccAACACTGTGTCTGGTTTCGCACCAGGCGATATAATCATAGGTGACTCAACTACAGATGTTGTTTCTGCTCCACTTGCAGAAGCCAAATGTTGGCAAAATGTAGCTCTCACGGCAGCTCAGAAAGCGAAAATGGAAATGCTTCTAGCAGAGGGGACATATTTGGGGTACGAAGAAGAGGTCAGGAAAAAGTTGGCGCTGAATAAAGACGAACGCCCAAAGATTAACTTATGGTCCGCATTGAAATCGATGATTGGCAAGGATATGACTAGAATGAGTTTACCAGTTACTTTCAACGAGCCAACCTCTTTGTTGCAAAGAGTCGCCGAAGATTTAGAATACAGCGATATATTAGACACCGCGTGCTCATTCGATGATTCCACCCTCAGATTGTTACACGTTGCTGCATTCATATCATCGTCGTATGCTTCTACCACCAATAGAGTTGCCAAGCCCTTCAACCCACTATTGGGAGAAACCTTTGAATATGCGCGGCCCGATAAAAATTACAGGTTCTTCACTGAACAAGTATCTCACCACCCACCCATATCTGCCACGTGGACCGAATCCCCCAAATGGGACTTCTGGGGTGAATCCCACGTCGATTCAAAATTCTACGGCAGATCATTCGACGTTAAGCATCTAGGCCTATGGTACTTGGCCCTAAGACCTGACGACGGCTCCCGCGAAGACCTATACACATGGAAAAAACCGGAAAACTCCGTCATAGGCATTCTAATCGGCAAGCCCGAAATTGACAACCACGGAGATGTCACAATCACGAATCACACCACCGGGGACTACTGTCTGCTACATTTCAAAGCGCGTGGCTGGCGCTCCGCAAACGCCTTCGAAGTCAGAGGCGAAGTATACAACTCCAGCGGAATAAAGAAATGGGTTCTAGGTGGCCACTGGAACGAATCCATTTACGGCAAAGCCGTCCTAATACCGAGTTCTTCCGAAGAACTAACCTTGGACAAATCAAAGCCCCACCATCGTGCGAAACAAACCTCCACCGTTGTTGGCCCTAATTACGACGGAAACAAGTTTTTGTTATGGCACACAAACGAGCGCCCCAACTCCCCATTTAACCTAACCTCGTTCGCTATAACACTAAACGCCCTACAACCAAAACTACTACTCTGGCTAGCCCCAACAGATACCCGTCTACGTCCTGATCAAAGAGCCATGGAAGATGGCCGCTACAGTGATGCCGCTGACGAAAAACGTCGTTTGGAAGAGAAGCAACGCGCTACACGTAGAGTACGTGAAGCAGAAAATGCCGCCTACAGTCCAAAATGGTTTAAAAAAGTCCGTCATCCAGTCACCGGCCAGGACTACTGGGAATACACTGGCCAATACTGGAAGCTACGtaaagaacaaaaattgcAAGCTTCTGGCAATATTTTCTAA
- the YAT1 gene encoding carnitine O-acetyltransferase YAT1 (similar to Ashbya gossypii AER224W) — MEEFRLQRLPIPDLRDTLDRYLARLEPLQDEKRHSYTQEAVKQSEDVLKMLDAGLRDYDAELDRRDHKTSYIEQFWYDSYLQYDESVVLNVNPYFQLEDDPTMRIVSSATFGEHSVQLKRASKLVVSILKFVKAIRHDTLSQDVVRGVRLSMDQYAKMFGSSRIPPAPGDDSCHFQIDSTSHHVVVMYKSQFYWFDVLDVDNEPIFQSPEQLEWNLYSIIMDGERGSEPSNRYPWGVFSTETTRVWSNIREYISKSHDSTNWNNLKIIDSALFIICLDDVEISDDLELANSMLCGTSDIRFPTPKELKQNVNQGIPLGVQQGTCLNRWYYKLQLIVTKNGKAGINFEHTGVDGHTVLRLVRDIYTDSILNFAQGIAKTVPKIFDERPHPVSNRPSHAANLIIIPRRLEWVLDSFLLSSLHFAETRLSDMLSQFEFAVLHFKQYGSNRIKSHFKTSPDAFLQMAFQTAYYALYGKFEMTYEPAMTKSFQNGRTEAIRTVSHKSKEFVKSMFNSISTDRERLTLLQTACAHHSKISKECSLGQGQDRHLYALYCIWRNNFKDSIPIPPIFEDSGWSLLNTNVLSTSNCSNSCLKGFGFGPVCANGFGIGYIIRPGSISLLISSRHRQTKRFASLIEKFLVEMNRISDRANNTKPTPYQYKRSDDLKYLLSGYDYFDVSITG, encoded by the coding sequence ATGGAGGAATTTAGGTTGCAACGTTTGCCTATTCCTGATTTGCGAGACACACTAGATAGGTATTTAGCAAGGTTGGAGCCGCTTCAAGATGAAAAGCGGCATTCTTATACTCAGGAGGCTGTGAAGCAATCTGAAGATGTGTTAAAGATGTTAGATGCTGGGTTGAGGGATTACGATGCGGAGTTGGATAGGCGAGATCACAAGACTTCGTACATTGAACAGTTTTGGTATGATTCGTACTTGCAGTATGATGAATCGGTGGTGTTGAATGTGAATCCATATTTCCAACTTGAAGATGATCCTACGATGCGAATTGTATCGTCGGCAACCTTTGGGGAGCACTCGGTACAGCTGAAGAGGGCTTCAAAGCTAGTAGTTTCgattttgaagtttgtaAAAGCTATACGACATGATACTTTAAGTCAAGATGTTGTTAGAGGTGTTAGGCTATCCATGGATCAGTATGCAAAGATGTTTGGATCCTCGAGGATTCCTCCAGCCCCTGGTGATGATTCTTGTCACTTTCAAATAGACTCTACTTCACATCACGTAGTGGTCATGTACAAGTCGCAGTTTTACTGGTTCGATGTTCTTGATGTGGACAACGAGCCTATATTTCAGAGTCCCGAGCAGTTGGAGTGGAACCTCTattcaataataatggATGGTGAGCGTGGGTCTGAACCGAGTAACAGGTATCCATGGGGTGTGTTCAGCACGGAAACCACACGTGTTTGGTCGAATATTCGTGAATATATATCGAAATCTCATGATTCTACCAACTGgaacaatttgaaaattattGACAGTGCGCTTTTCATTATCTGTCTGGATGATGTGGAAATCTCTGATGATTTGGAACTTGCTAACTCTATGCTATGTGGCACTTCAGATATACGTTTTCCAACCCCGAAGGAATTGAAACAAAATGTTAACCAGGGTATTCCACTTGGTGTTCAACAAGGCACTTGTTTAAATAGATGGTATTATAAGTTACAACTAATTGTAACGAAAAATGGTAAGGCTGGAATAAACTTCGAGCACACCGGTGTTGATGGCCATACTGTTCTAAGACTAGTCAGAGATATATACACTGACAGTATTCTGAATTTTGCTCAGGGAATCGCCAAAACCGTTCCAAAGATATTTGATGAACGTCCTCATCCCGTGAGCAACCGGCCTAGCCATGCAGCAAACTTGATTATTATACCAAGAAGGTTGGAATGGGTTTTGGATTCTTTCTTACTGTCATCCCTTCATTTTGCAGAAACGCGGCTCAGTGACATGCTGTCTCAGTTTGAATTTGCAGTCTTACACTTTAAACAGTATGGATCGAACCGCATCAAATCCCATTTTAAAACTTCTCCCGATGCATTTTTGCAAATGGCTTTTCAAACGGCGTACTATGCGCTGTACGGTAAATTCGAAATGACGTATGAACCTGCGATGACTAAGTCGTTCCAGAATGGCCGAACGGAAGCCATTAGGACTGTTTCACACAAGTCCAAAGAGTTTGTCAAATCTATGTTCAACAGCATTAGCACCGATAGAGAACGGCTGACTTTATTACAAACGGCTTGCGCCCATCATTCTAAAATTTCTAAAGAGTGTTCTCTCGGACAAGGCCAAGATCGTCACTTATATGCCTTGTATTGTATATGGagaaataattttaaagataGCATTCCGATCCCACCTATCTTCGAAGATAGTGGCTGGAGCCTGTTGAACACCAATGTGCTAAGCACCTCAAATTGTAGTAATTCATGCTTAAAAGGTTTCGGTTTCGGCCCAGTTTGTGCTAATGGTTTCGGAATTGGCTATATTATCCGTCCTGGTAGCATTTCGCTGCTGATCTCATCTAGACACAGACAAACTAAAAGATTCGCTTCtttaattgaaaagttcCTAGTGGAGATGAACAGAATATCCGATAGGGCCAATAACACGAAACCCACTCCCTATCAATACAAGAGGTCAGACGACCTCAAGTACTTGCTATCTGGTTACGACTACTTCGATGTGAGCATAACCGGATga